In the genome of Spirochaetia bacterium, one region contains:
- a CDS encoding ribonuclease HII → MPQFQIQTEKEAKTIIVGLDEAGRGPLVGPVYAGAVVLPQDFPLGCLNDSKKLSKEKRAEAEAIIKEKALAWATAFATHEEIDHINILQASMLAMKRAFMKVSQQLEEKGFHADLALVDGNRCPDLPVETKAFVKGDATYPPIMAASILAKQERDRIMVLCAEKWPGYGLERHMGYPTKAHRKAIALLGPLPIQRKSFRTVPPKSEAQGKLFSDI, encoded by the coding sequence ATGCCACAATTTCAGATACAAACAGAAAAAGAAGCAAAAACAATCATCGTCGGTCTAGACGAAGCAGGCAGGGGGCCATTGGTGGGTCCGGTCTATGCCGGTGCCGTAGTCCTTCCCCAGGATTTTCCTCTAGGATGTCTCAACGATTCAAAGAAACTGTCAAAGGAAAAACGGGCAGAAGCAGAGGCAATCATCAAGGAAAAAGCCCTGGCATGGGCTACGGCCTTTGCAACGCATGAGGAAATCGACCATATCAATATATTGCAGGCCAGCATGCTGGCGATGAAGCGTGCATTCATGAAAGTCAGCCAGCAACTGGAAGAAAAAGGCTTCCATGCAGACCTTGCCTTGGTAGACGGTAACCGTTGCCCCGACCTACCGGTAGAAACGAAGGCTTTCGTAAAAGGAGATGCAACCTACCCGCCTATCATGGCAGCATCAATCCTTGCAAAACAGGAAAGGGATCGGATAATGGTGCTATGTGCAGAGAAATGGCCAGGCTACGGCCTTGAAAGACATATGGGCTATCCTACGAAGGCACACAGGAAAGCAATTGCACTGCTGGGACCGTTGCCGATCCAAAGAAAAAGCTTCCGCACTGTGCCACCTAAAAGCGAAGCACAAGGGAAGCTGTTTTCCGACATCTGA
- a CDS encoding DUF3276 family protein — protein MGQRGEVFSTRLVKNDRTYFFNVKENVYGELYLNIVESKGDIESNRFIRQSILVYQEDMGEFIREFQKSLDYIKIHGKERRSYRREENDDYDNNGEEE, from the coding sequence ATGGGACAGCGCGGAGAAGTTTTTTCGACCAGGTTGGTCAAGAATGACAGGACGTATTTTTTCAACGTCAAAGAAAACGTTTATGGTGAGTTGTATCTCAATATCGTAGAAAGCAAGGGTGATATAGAATCCAACAGATTCATTCGTCAATCAATTCTGGTTTATCAGGAAGATATGGGCGAATTCATCAGGGAATTCCAGAAATCACTTGACTACATCAAGATCCATGGCAAGGAACGCCGGTCCTATCGTAGGGAAGAAAACGACGACTATGATAACAACGGCGAGGAAGAATAG
- a CDS encoding iron-containing alcohol dehydrogenase, with the protein MMSYSVPREIYYGEGSLEKLAGLKGKKAALVTGGSSMKRFGFIDKVTAILKKGGIEAILIDGVEPNPSVATVKRGAKAMLDFKPDWIIAIGGGSAIDAAKVMWCFYEHPEVTFEQLLPVGSMPALRNKAKFIAIPSTSGTASEITAFSVITDPENHIKYPLVSGEMVPDMAILDPDLPRTMPPHITANTGMDVMCHALEALVSTAATPFTDPYALEAIRLVTDNLPTAYAKGDDLDARLKMHEASALAGMAFTNASLGLVHSLAHKIGGEFGVTHGLANAILLPYIIAYNKQFTDKYAFGEKQLRIPDFAKNVEEINAKVGIPTNFKDCKEVAITPEKFEAVLDRMSQHAFEDPCTLTNPGHPTVADVKMIYKAAYYGTPITLQK; encoded by the coding sequence ATAATGAGCTATTCTGTTCCCCGTGAAATCTACTATGGAGAAGGTTCACTTGAAAAGCTTGCCGGGTTGAAAGGAAAGAAGGCAGCCTTGGTTACCGGTGGTAGTTCAATGAAGCGGTTCGGTTTCATCGACAAGGTCACGGCAATTCTGAAGAAAGGTGGCATAGAGGCTATTCTTATTGATGGTGTCGAACCAAACCCTTCGGTTGCAACTGTCAAACGTGGTGCAAAGGCAATGCTTGACTTCAAGCCTGATTGGATCATTGCCATCGGCGGTGGTTCTGCAATTGATGCGGCCAAGGTCATGTGGTGTTTCTATGAGCATCCGGAAGTGACTTTTGAACAGCTTCTTCCTGTAGGTTCCATGCCTGCACTCAGGAACAAGGCCAAATTCATTGCTATTCCGTCCACAAGCGGCACTGCAAGTGAGATTACTGCATTCTCCGTCATTACTGATCCTGAAAATCATATCAAATATCCTCTGGTATCTGGTGAGATGGTTCCTGATATGGCTATCCTTGATCCAGATTTACCCAGGACGATGCCCCCGCACATTACTGCCAATACCGGCATGGATGTCATGTGCCATGCATTGGAAGCACTTGTTTCTACTGCAGCAACTCCCTTTACGGATCCGTATGCATTGGAAGCAATCCGCCTTGTTACCGACAACCTGCCTACGGCATATGCAAAGGGCGACGACCTTGACGCAAGGTTGAAGATGCATGAAGCTTCTGCTCTGGCTGGCATGGCATTTACCAATGCTTCCTTGGGCCTGGTACATTCGCTTGCCCATAAGATCGGCGGGGAATTCGGTGTTACCCACGGACTTGCCAATGCAATCCTGCTTCCTTATATCATTGCTTACAACAAGCAGTTCACGGATAAGTACGCTTTCGGTGAAAAGCAGCTGCGCATTCCTGATTTTGCAAAGAATGTCGAGGAGATCAACGCAAAGGTCGGTATTCCTACAAACTTCAAGGACTGCAAGGAAGTTGCAATTACTCCCGAAAAGTTCGAGGCTGTGCTTGACAGAATGAGCCAGCATGCATTTGAAGATCCCTGCACGCTGACAAATCCGGGACATCCTACTGTTGCTGATGTGAAGATGATCTACAAGGCCGCCTACTATGGCACGCCTATCACCCTCCAGAAGTAA
- a CDS encoding aminopeptidase: MEDLFTRYADLVCTRQLQLTAGDKLSIHSEEATLSFARDLAKLASGYTRTTVNIVVTEKGRVKEIVPMEPDIPEMLKLDGKTPILCRILSMENQPLFDDEDPFKIAKEAASLSRYNMLGEPLVLDRRVAVPWAVVPVPGMNLLLALEENADSEDPIRLLEILYRLSMENPGTFWDNQKQLLAQRRQQLDSFGSQALFHIQGNDTDFTCRKAKRTCWQGGEITLASGRTFLPSLPCQHLHATLDGSSADGTVTASRPFIVLGKFVRNATFKLEHGRVVSFDAEEGKDALAAFFGADLNANVASTLSLADEGTSESLHLRKGVHPVFTIESTACLTFGAIQTDTLLGQKDMDDLEQDEIKSCLVRLVMPIGTPDMKVTVTEEDGIEHMLMLDGNFEA, encoded by the coding sequence ATGGAAGATTTATTCACTCGATATGCAGATTTGGTCTGTACACGTCAGCTGCAGCTGACAGCCGGAGACAAGCTTTCCATCCACAGTGAGGAAGCCACATTGTCATTTGCAAGAGATTTGGCAAAACTTGCTTCTGGATATACCAGGACCACTGTCAATATAGTGGTTACCGAAAAAGGACGAGTCAAGGAAATTGTTCCCATGGAACCTGATATCCCTGAAATGCTCAAGCTGGATGGCAAGACCCCTATCCTATGCCGCATCCTCAGCATGGAAAACCAGCCGTTGTTTGATGATGAGGATCCCTTCAAGATTGCAAAGGAAGCTGCTTCACTCAGCAGATACAACATGCTCGGAGAGCCTTTGGTCCTTGACCGACGGGTTGCTGTACCATGGGCAGTAGTTCCCGTTCCTGGCATGAATCTGCTTCTTGCACTGGAAGAAAATGCTGACAGCGAAGATCCTATCAGGTTATTGGAAATCCTGTATCGGCTCAGCATGGAGAATCCCGGAACGTTCTGGGACAACCAGAAGCAGCTCCTTGCACAAAGACGGCAGCAACTGGACAGCTTTGGTTCCCAAGCCCTGTTCCACATCCAGGGAAATGATACGGATTTCACCTGCAGGAAAGCAAAAAGGACCTGCTGGCAAGGCGGAGAAATCACTTTGGCAAGCGGCAGGACATTCCTGCCTTCCCTTCCCTGCCAGCATCTTCATGCCACGTTGGACGGCAGTTCGGCAGACGGTACGGTAACAGCATCCAGACCATTCATTGTCCTGGGAAAGTTCGTCAGGAACGCTACATTCAAGTTGGAACATGGCAGGGTCGTATCATTCGATGCCGAGGAAGGCAAGGATGCCTTGGCAGCTTTTTTCGGCGCCGACCTGAATGCAAACGTCGCCAGTACATTGAGCCTGGCAGACGAAGGGACAAGCGAATCATTGCATCTCAGGAAAGGTGTCCATCCTGTTTTCACGATCGAATCGACAGCCTGCCTGACTTTCGGGGCAATACAGACCGATACGCTTCTCGGGCAAAAAGATATGGATGACCTGGAACAGGATGAAATAAAAAGTTGCCTGGTCAGGCTGGTCATGCCTATCGGCACGCCAGACATGAAGGTAACTGTAACAGAAGAAGACGGAATCGAACATATGCTCATGTTGGATGGCAACTTTGAAGCATAG
- a CDS encoding type III pantothenate kinase, whose product MLCAVDIGNTNIVIAVHDGTSWVETWRIHTDGSKTSDEYFVMLESLIAHSERPRLVSKVDQAVISSVVPNLSRALQKNIIRLFNIQPLMVTLDVKAGLARETIPPELGTDILCNLAWGHHLHPDMPVAIVDFGTALTISCVGADGDVIGAAIAPGLVTAVNALFGQTAQLPQVELKIPKVSMGRTTDESIRSGIMLGYAGLVESMIARTEKQIGGKLHVMATGGLSKTIASLIPCLDEVDPLHTLNGLKLINDLNQRQVSK is encoded by the coding sequence ATGTTGTGTGCAGTTGATATCGGAAATACGAATATTGTCATTGCTGTCCATGATGGTACATCATGGGTAGAGACCTGGCGTATACATACTGACGGAAGCAAGACAAGCGATGAATACTTTGTCATGCTGGAAAGTCTGATTGCACACAGCGAACGGCCTCGTCTTGTCAGCAAGGTTGACCAAGCGGTCATCTCATCTGTAGTACCGAATCTGTCCAGGGCGTTGCAGAAGAATATCATCCGCTTGTTCAATATCCAGCCATTGATGGTGACCCTTGATGTGAAGGCTGGCCTGGCAAGAGAGACGATTCCTCCGGAGCTCGGTACTGATATTCTCTGTAATTTGGCATGGGGGCATCATCTGCATCCTGATATGCCTGTTGCAATCGTTGATTTTGGGACTGCTTTGACTATAAGCTGTGTCGGTGCTGACGGCGATGTGATCGGTGCGGCGATTGCACCAGGACTGGTAACTGCCGTGAATGCTTTGTTCGGGCAGACTGCCCAGTTGCCGCAGGTAGAGCTCAAGATTCCGAAAGTGTCGATGGGGCGTACTACCGATGAATCAATACGTTCAGGAATCATGCTCGGTTATGCGGGCCTGGTCGAATCCATGATAGCAAGGACTGAGAAACAGATAGGTGGAAAGTTGCATGTCATGGCGACAGGTGGGCTTTCGAAGACCATTGCATCCCTGATTCCCTGCCTTGATGAGGTCGATCCTCTCCATACACTCAATGGGCTCAAGCTGATCAATGACCTCAACCAACGGCAGGTAAGCAAGTAA